gatagactggtgtgctgtatacccgtccatatgatggatgcagctggtctcatagctgctcgtgtagggacactagggatacagtacaggtgctcattggagaatgagttcactgattgatccgcttacggaatgctggatggttgatgatgccttattgtcagacaacgattccgtagtcctagtggtgtatctggttcttagacttgagacaccaaggatgtcctgtatgagtgctccactctttgataccagacttataggtttggctgttcccagatctagtacagctggtcattgggagtggtagtcgaccttacgagggctattgagtgtcgatagaggatcatccactctcggtatcatgagaggaatatcccatgtgttcttgctcagacaaatccctggccagggtcattcgggttgagagagaaagagttctccgggagaatccgattagagcgagactcaagtagaaaccgtatgggtctgacagcaccatgctcgatatacggtctctgggatattagatggatgagggactataggtacatggtaactgaggacagacaggtccaatggattggattcccctgtatcgtctggggactacggcgtagtggcctagtacttccgtagtcgatgagtcgagtgaattattacagagataataattcacttagttagaaggagttctgacaggtatgactcacggccagctcgatattgggcctagagggtcacacacatatggtaggcattgcgatgagtagaggttcggatatgagatatccgacggagcccttgtcttattggatgcagatccaatacccactagggaaaggacccattagggttttgacacgggatctctataaataggagggattcacagcctcataggcgagagtctttgcttgcccttccaattctcctctccctctccacctcagagtaggcctggagttttgaggagcgtcgtcgcaaccctgctgtgtggatcaccgctagagaggaggacgcttgacctccttcaccctctcctgaggatctgcaaggaaacagggatatacgatctccctaggtaacacaatctctatacgcagttttgtgttttgcggattttgcgcaccaatcttcgcacgacgatgaacatctttttgggaatcggggatttttgttttcttgttcttccgctgcgcatatgatgtcgccccccatgatttcccaacagtggtatcagagccaggttgttcgtgcgaatgattggttttgaactgcgtgtattgattgctagtcataagtgcccagcaagccaatcacgtgagtgatggcacgtgtgacttaggcaaaaccagctaagtccgtgtcaacgtGGTGTTAGCATGCCACCCAGACCACCTATCACCTATCGATCATATGTGGTCGATATGGCTTTGGGCGATCGATGTGTTAGGCACATGTTGCCATGTGGTATTAGTGTGCCATCCATACCACCTATCAATCACGTGTGATCCGACGATTTGTTGCTTATGATACGATGTCTATCAAGtctcactactataaaaggattttaaaataataaattaatgaatCATTTATCCCATGACATCTTTAATCATCTCATACTACTTACACTAATTCTAAACTTGATAAATGAATATTTTAATCTGACTTAAGCAATTTAGATAGACATAAAGCTCATAATTTATTCATCATAATCCGATTTGGTATCGGGTTTGGATCATAAACCTAATAACCCGATGGCCACCTCACATCACTCTCAGCATTCTAAAACACTTGCCCCATCCCCCAGCTCACAGGAATCTATACGTGACTGCATTGCTACAGATGCTAAAGACAAGTCACCAATTATTTATTCCATTGTTTcagttctcctcctcttcttcccaccTTAGTTTGGGTCTTCCTGGTTGTTCTGCTTGTCATGGTTGATGTGTAAAACTTGCATTGAACTCCTTTATATTTATTGAATGACCTTTGTTTTCTAAAGAAGAGGGGAAGGTATGCTTTGGACATTAAAAAATCCACCAATCAGTATTTGAATTTATCATGAGAAATGTTACTTGTTCTCCCTAATCCAATATTTACATAGTCTCTCATGATTAAGATCACAAAGAAGTAACTTTACCGTAGTCTCGAGATTCATCCTCCGAAATCATTATCATTGACATTATTGATTTGGTGGTCAACCATACCGAAAGCGAATGATGTAAGCCAATTAAAAAGAAagatattatataattatcaattaAGCACCCTATGAAATAGAGAGAGACACATAGGATTCCAACTCATATCCTGTTATGATATAAATATTTGTAATTGTATAACCAGTTACTCTGAAATGATCTTGGGTGGGCCTAGATGGCAGTGGTGAATCATGAAGCAAAAAAAGTTCTTCTAGTGTTGAAGGAAGTAAAACAATTTACCTCTTTGATCTCCTTCAAGCATTGGTGATGTGTTGATCCATTTAAGAGGCACAGATTAGCACTGTACATCACACCCTTGGCAATGTTCATGAGCAATCTGCATTGATGACTGTGGTCTAAGATACATGGCCTTGACTTGACCATAAATGGATTGTAGAATATATATCCTTTACCTTGATGCATTTATTGATTGTTGCATAAATTTGTTCTCATCTCtctaatcaagaaataacaaccaTGGGCTTCACACTGCTGCAAGAGCAAATCTTTCACATGATTGCTAGTTGGTGAGTCTTGTACAGACAAAGATGCTGTCTCAGAAAAAGATGGTACCATTTTAGTGTACTGACTACTGAAATGAAAactcatagagagagagagagagagagagcaggcaGAGGAGTCCAAGTCTATGAAGACAAGCAGTAAGAACATCCACTGTTTGGGGATTTGGTGACAGTCTTCTAACATTTAGGTGGAAAGGTGTTGTGGTTTTCCGAACCCATCCATCTCAGCTTTTAGCAGGAAAAAGCCACTTTAGATGTGGGCCTCTGCATCTGCTGTTTGATTCCATCATCATGAGGATACAATCATCAGCACAACACAAACAAGAGATGGGACTGTTCTGGGGTCCTTTTTTTTTCCTGTCTCTGTTCTCTGTGAATTGCCAACCTTCAAAATGTGTTGCATGATTGTTCTGTGATGGTCTCTGCTAGAATGCTTGATGATGCTTTTGATGTTCTTTGATGAATGACCTTTCTCTTTCAGTAGGTACTTCTTTGTCAAATTACTCTATAGAGTTGAACAGAAGCCAAAACAGAAGGAAAGCAAATGTGTGTGTTATtattctgagagagagagagagagattcattaATTTTTGATGTGAAGGACTTTAAAGCTCTTGTTGTTCTTCTTGCATCTCCAGACTACTGATCTATATGCCCTTGATATTATTAAGGCTTTATATGCATCCTTTCTCACTTTTATGTTGGTTTAGATTCCTATCAAGTGACACATAATAGACTCCCTCAATCAATTTTGGTTTGATTTATTGTTAGATGGAATTGGAGGGACAATGTCATAGTCAATGTGAAAGGTTGACTTTGACTAAGGAGTTGCCATTGCTAGTTGAATTGACATGTGAGTCAAGTTTGACATGATGGAGTTGACACTGAATAGTGAAATTAAGATTGATAATATGATTTAGCATCCATCAATGCACAACCAGAATAATTTTGATTCTTCTTTTTAAGCTAGCAGTCACTATAACAATTGATCAATTTTTTGATATGATGTTTTAACAGCAAAAAAAATGGGAATACTAAATGATTACTTTTCATAATTATCATAACTATAATGAAAGAATAATAAGAATCCCAAAGCTTTATGGGATggttttgatgatagcaaacagtAATAATTTGGTTACTAATGGCTTAAGAAGTATAACATTAGCATCCTTAATCTTAAGATGATTCATTTGTGATCTATTGATCACAAATGAAGAGAAAGGCTATGGTCATTTGTGATCTATTGATCACAAGCCATGAATCTACTTAATCTTCTGTGGAAAAACCAATCTCACTTGCCAATTAAGATGATTCAATTTAATATAATCCAATGCACTGAGGACATTTGACTTTAACTTTGCTAGAAAGACTACCAACAAAATTATTTCTGGTGATTCTAAATCAATTTTGACTCTTGGGGGTCTTTATTAGGCTTGAATTTACTGTGTTAGAACATTGCTACTGAGATTATATTACTGATTTAGAgctatcatcaccatcatcatggATTTTCATGCTTCATATAAGTTCAGATAGAGTATTTATAGTGCTAAGTTTCTAgtcatttttatataaaataaggcATTAGGAAAATACTAACATCATAACAAAGTTTCTTATTTACTATcccaatgatatattttatttttgacaaatagTAAATGGTGAGGATATGATTTGATCCTTATATTCTACTATAAACCATCGTCGAAATCTTTAGTCTAAAAAAAACTTACCAAGTTTCtagttatttttatataaaagaagagaagacatAAGGAAAATACAACGAAGTTTCTTGTTTACTATccaaatgataattttttttttacaaatcttTGATCCTTATATTCTACTATCAACCATCAAAATCTTtagtcccaaaaaaaaaaaaattccttgaTAAGTGAGTTTGATATTCATTCATGTTATTAATATTTTAGTTATATACCCCCAAGAAAGAACTCTTAAGCTTTGACAAGTGAGTTTGATATTCTATCATGTAATCAATGTTTTAGTTCTATAAAAAGTGAATATCCATCAATCAGCACTGTCTGAGAAATAATAACATAGGGAGGATATGGTCATGTGACATCTATATGTTGACCAATGTTCATGGCATTCAAGCCTCATTTTGACTTGTGGTAAGATAGGGAGAGTGTTAATTACTGGTTCTTGTGTTCTTTTACCACCATGGCTTCAGAAGTTTGGAATGAGAGGCTGTCTTTTGTCTTCATGTCAAGAGGAATATAGTCACTAAACAGGAGAAAAAGGTTGGTGTTGCCGAAGGGCTGCAGCCTTGTTATCTCTTGCCTACGTGAGACCTCATCAatagcacctctctctctctctctctctctctctctctctctctctctctctctaggtaaTTGATGAGGAATCATAGAGGCAGAAGGGAGAAAGCGAAAAGTATGACAAGCAACCCAAAGAAATCACACACCAACCCCTTGGTCTCTTCCACCTCTAAGAAGTAGCAGAAGCTCAAACACAAGGGAAGAGGTTGGCTTTAATTCTGTTGTCTGCTCCTCTTCTTCGTTtttgtttcctctctctctctctctctctctctctctctctctctctctctctttctctttataTTTGGATTTGAGTGCAACTGTTTGGATTGCCAGCTTTCTTTGTTCTGTAGTAGAGGGTAGAGTTTGGAGGTTTTCCTTTAGGGTTGTATCATGGAAGTGTAGATTCACACCTCATGTACTAAGATTTGGGGTCTTTCTCTCTTCATCTCTTTGGTTCTTTTATTGTCTTTTAGATCTAGAGAAGGGGTAGCTTGAAGATAATTTGGGCACAGCAAAATAGATACAGAtatagagagatagagagagagagagagaaagaacaaaGGGGAGATCATGGTCGCATATTGGGTAGTGATGACTCGTTTATGGTTCTGATTTGGACTCACATCAGGATCCTTACAGCCACCACAAAGAACAGCTTTTGCTGAGGATAAGAAGAAGACCAAGAAGGCGGTGCTGTTGTTCTGCTTTGCTTTAGGAAATGGCAGCCGCTTCTTCGTCGGTACCGTTCCTTGGATTCAGAGAGGAAGATCAGTCCAACACGCAGCATCCGCAACAGAAACAGCAATCGTCGAGTTCATCGGCAGCTGCTACTCGACCTGCATCTcctcagaagaagaagaggacccTCCCCGGAAATCCAAGCAAGTACCCAACCTTCTACGGACTTTGATCTTTTCCGAACCCTAGTTCGCTCTCACACCgttctttcttcttgtcttcaCCCAATTTCATCAACCATCTGATCATAATCTCTGAGTTCTGATCAAAATCAGATCCTGACGCGGAGGTGATCAATTTGTCGCCAAAATCACTTCTTGCAACCAACAGATTCATCTGCGAGGTGTGCAACAAAGGGTTCCAACGCGAGCAGAACCTGCAGCTGCACCGGCGTGGCCACAACCTGCCATGGAAGCTGAAGCAGAAGAACCCCAAGGACGTCGTCCGCCGCCGCGTGTACACCTGCCCGGAACCCTCGTGCGTCCACCACGACCCCTCGCGCGCCCTCGGCGACCTCACCGGCATCAAGAAGCACTACTGCCGCAAGCACggcgagaagaagtggaagtgcgACAAGTGCTCCAAGCGCTACGCCGTGCAGTCGGACTGGAAGGCTCACTCCAAGACCTGCGGCACTCGCGAGTACCGCTGCGACTGCGGAACCCTCTTTTCCAGGTACTGTATCCGCCCATCAACCCACCAACCCATAAAATCGAATCCATGATCGGCGCATTAGCATTCAATTCACGGTGATGGTTGTGGCACTTCACTCCCCCGCACAGCAGAGCTGCGCATGATAGGGTTTCTTGAGTTACAGTTGGGCTTAGGATACCCAGTGCACCAAGGAAGAAGAAGGTCCGGGAACGCAGTCAGGAGAACTGCTCCCACGTGAATTGGCTTATAGATTTCAGACAAAAGGCACTCATCCTTCTCCTTGAAACCAACGCCAACCCCATTTATCTCTTCCCTTCACGTGGTGAATGCCATGGTTGTTGTCTTGTTCGTCGGAGGTATACAAGACAACAAAAACTGACAAGTCGTTTGGAGATGTGAGTCTACAAAGATTCTGATAATCTATCATAaattttgtttttattatttttcgaAATTGATCATAATATTTCGAGGGTGTCGGCTAATCTAATTGGTAAAGACTTTGACGATCTATAGCAAAATTTTGGATTCCAATCTTGTCTTAGTAAACTATGGTTTATAGAGTGCTAATTTGGCGACTAATACTAATTTCATGTTAATTAAGCTTGTTTTATTAGCATCATTACGAAGCATTTGTCTGAAGATTAATTCCTCTGAGGTAAATGAACTCATTGTAATTAATGCAGGCGTGATAGTTTCGTCACCCACAGAGCCTTCTGTGATGCGTTAGCACAAGAGAGTGCGAGGATTCCGGCGGCCATGGCCATCGGCAGCCATTTATACGGCGACAATGGGATCAATTTAGATCTTCCTCAGGTGAATTCGCAACTCTCGTCCTTGCAAGATCAAATCCGGCTCGGTGGCGGTGCAACCCAATTCGATCACCTCACTATGCCGTCATTTCGTCCACCTCCGTCTGCCAGCTCGTTCTACCTTGGTGGCGGCTCCGGCCACCAAGACTTCAATGAAAGCACTCATGGCCTACTGCAACTCCAAGATCTGCAGGTTCATGCCAGCTCCTCATCTGCCGCCGTTGCTTTTGATATCTTCGACCTTGGCATCTTCTCCCACAGCAGCAACAGGAACGCCATGGCCGGTAGCAGCAGTGCTGGGATGAACCCAAACGCTCATCTCCTGATCCCTGCTCAACTTGGCAATGCTAGCGGAAGCAATGAGCCAACCACACTGTTTGCAGGAAATCTCATGAGCAATCATCTCGACCCAAACATGTCTTCCGTGTACAACCACTCCATGAGCAAGGAATCAATACCACCGCACATGTCGGCGACTGCACTTCTCCAGAAGGCTGCGCAAATGGGCGCCACGTCCAGTCGTGGCACTGCAAGCTCCTTACTCAGAGGACTCGGCAGGTCATTCGACGGTGTTAGAGAGAGCTCAGCAAGTCAGGAAGAGGACGAGACCCAATTCCAAGGCCTTATGAGTTCCCTCGCTACTGGAAACAGTACTGGTTCATTCGGTGGTGGAAACGAGAGCAAGTTGCAGGGATACCCATCAGCCACTGGCCGGGGAGCATCCGATAGGTTAACCAGAGACTTCCTTGGGGTTGGCAGCATGATGAGGAACATGGGGAGAGGGATAGCACGAAGAGAACAGCATTCCGGCATGGACATCGACGAACTGGATTCAGAGATGAAGTCTGGATCCTCTACTCCATCTTTTGTCGGTGGGAATCTGCAATAGAGATTTAGGGACTCAGGAAGCTGTCTTTGATACTCTCTGTACTGTGTCACTGTTAAATCTTGGTCGGTAGGATAGGATCCAGATAACTTCATCTTTCAGGTTCCAATAACTTGCATTTGCCACTCAGAACAAACAAGTCTTCTTCTTTCACGGAGTTAATGGAAGCTTAACTTGATGCATGGTTTACACATGTCTCAGTCCCCAAAATGAGACTTCCATGGCAGCATGCACCACCCATCCTTGGATTCTaagacgcgagagagagagagagagagagagagagagagagagagagaggacgcaAGTAAGCATAATATAATCCACATTAGGTGAAAAGAATGTTTTGACGTGTCGTACATACGTATGTCATCACCCACAATTCCAACCACTGCTTTGAAATGCGATAACCATGCGTTGACCACCGGTCGCCGTCCACCGACAGATTTGACCGGATTGGCCACGTCAGCCTGCACCCCCGACATCGCTAACCCTAGAACTCCTGCTAGGCATTTAGATTTCCTCCTTCCAAACAAGTCGGATAgttatctctttctttttctatcaTCTTAAAGAAAATAATTCATTATTGTCATTCATAGGTATTAAAAATTGGTTTAGTCAAGATATTCAtcatcatatatttatattttaattatatgaacTCGATACAAGTTTTTACACAGTGAAAGCATATTATACAGaaacaatttattttatttattaataaaataaatttgattggCTTACAGATATTTTGCATATCTCACATGCATCAGTCATTGCTCAGTAAGCATTGGTTAAGCCAGCTAGAGAGAGAATTGTCTTCTTAGAAATGGAATTCACATGTTTGACTCACAACTTTGgtgcttgagagagagagagagagagagagagagggatatatatatatatatatatatatatatatatatatatatatatatatgtgtgtgtgtgtgtgtgtgtgtgtgtgtgtgtgtgatatatatatatatatatatatatatgtatgtatgtatgtatgtatgtatgtatgtatatatgtatatataggttTTGCATTACTTTTTCCACTGacctttttttaaaatttttggagggACAAATTATAGATCAAAAAATGAATCAGAGGAGAAGGGAATCTGAATTTGTCCTTATTGACATGGAAATTATAAGCACATGCCTTTGATAAGTGTAGATGATccttaaatatatgtatatatatgaagaacAGTGCAGATAATATAGCTCAGCCATGTCTTCTGCCACCATGGAGAAAGATGCTCTCCAGGTCTTCAATTCCATTACAAGCCAAATGATATGTTTGAGAGGGTAATGCCAAGTGAGGCAGATGCATGGAATGGATTTAATTGGTCCACACTCCCATTTCTATTAGTTCTTTAatcttttgaaataaattaatagtTATCAGAACATGTAGGTTAAAAGAtagttaaaagaaaaaggaattgatatttaaaatatataggtTAAAAGATAGTTCaaaggaaaaaataatatattccaGATTACTTAATGATAAGTGATAGGTCTCAAGCTTAACTTGGATTGGGTTGTAATTGATGCCAGAAACAACAATTTAGCGACATAAAATACaatttaagtttttatttttagtctctatatatatagatataatgtcaatatttattttataaactgattcatattttattttacaaagaaaatataaattcatGAAAATACTCTATTGTGTttaatatgataaattattaaaatgtGTTGTTTGACAGAATTTGATGAATTATCACATCATGACAGCAATTGAGAGTCTCATGTGCAAAATTAAGAGATTTAGGGTCAATTGTTGCACTTCTCATCAGAAAATAAGGAACAGATGAGATTTATGCATAGGTCATCCATATGAGAGGTGAAACATCAAAACTCCTTGTAGACTATATGGACACCATGTCACTCTTATATCAATGCCAACACATCAATGATTCCCTGCACACAATTTGTGTAATCCAAGCATTACTTGTGGCCAAATATAAGATGAAACAAATCAATCATGAGCTTGTTGAAAGATCTCCTACAAAGTCACCCCATATAGTAAGTAGCCATTATAAAGTTaattatattatgcatgatgacactGGAAACATATCAGCTTGTGAAGCTTACCATCTTAGCACTATACATCAACTCTATCTACAATACATCACAAAACAGCAAAGGTTGCCCATTGGTTATCACAGGATCACAAACATCTAATTCCAAAAAATCGGAGAGACAACTAATACAGACGTCAAGTTATCGGCTTTGTCATGCATTCTAATATTGTAATAAGCTCTTTTAGAACATAAATTCTTAGGACATATATGGTAAAGATAATGGCAAATTCCAAAAGATCAGTTCTGGATATATGTTCCTTTTCTGTAGAACTGAAACCAACCA
This genomic stretch from Musa acuminata AAA Group cultivar baxijiao chromosome BXJ3-9, Cavendish_Baxijiao_AAA, whole genome shotgun sequence harbors:
- the LOC103998802 gene encoding protein indeterminate-domain 5, chloroplastic-like, whose amino-acid sequence is MAAASSSVPFLGFREEDQSNTQHPQQKQQSSSSSAAATRPASPQKKKRTLPGNPNPDAEVINLSPKSLLATNRFICEVCNKGFQREQNLQLHRRGHNLPWKLKQKNPKDVVRRRVYTCPEPSCVHHDPSRALGDLTGIKKHYCRKHGEKKWKCDKCSKRYAVQSDWKAHSKTCGTREYRCDCGTLFSRRDSFVTHRAFCDALAQESARIPAAMAIGSHLYGDNGINLDLPQVNSQLSSLQDQIRLGGGATQFDHLTMPSFRPPPSASSFYLGGGSGHQDFNESTHGLLQLQDLQVHASSSSAAVAFDIFDLGIFSHSSNRNAMAGSSSAGMNPNAHLLIPAQLGNASGSNEPTTLFAGNLMSNHLDPNMSSVYNHSMSKESIPPHMSATALLQKAAQMGATSSRGTASSLLRGLGRSFDGVRESSASQEEDETQFQGLMSSLATGNSTGSFGGGNESKLQGYPSATGRGASDRLTRDFLGVGSMMRNMGRGIARREQHSGMDIDELDSEMKSGSSTPSFVGGNLQ